A stretch of Dromaius novaehollandiae isolate bDroNov1 chromosome 8, bDroNov1.hap1, whole genome shotgun sequence DNA encodes these proteins:
- the GADD45A gene encoding growth arrest and DNA damage-inducible protein GADD45 alpha: protein MTLEELPGDRGAAGRMEAVGDALEEVLSKALSQRSITFGVYEAAKLLNVAADSVVLCLLAADEEDGRDVALQIHFTLLQAFCCENDINILRVSNPARLAQLLRAAGPPADLHCVLVTHPHASQWKDPALSQLVCFCRESRYMDQWVPVINLPER from the exons ATGACGCTGGAGGAGCTGCCGGGGGaccgcggcgccgccggcag GATGGAGGCGGTGGGCGACGCGCTGGAGGAGGTCCTCAGCAAGGCGCTGAGCCAGCGGAGCATCACCTTCGGCGTCTACGAGGCGGCCAAGCTGCTCAACGT GGCGGCCGACAGCGTGGTGCTGTGCCTGCTGGCGGCCGACGAGGAGGACGGCCGCGACGTGGCCCTGCAGATCCACTTCACGCTGCTCCAGGCCTTCTGCTGCGAGAACGACATCAACATCCTGCGCGTCAGCAACCCGGCGCGCCTGGCCCAGCTGCtgcgcgccgccgggccgcccgccgacCTCCACTGCGTCCTCGTCACG cacccccacgCGTCGCAGTGGAAGGACCCGGCGCTGAGTCAGCTGGTGTGCTTCTGCCGGGAGAGTCGCTACATGGACCAGTGGGTCCCCGTGATCAACCTCCCCGAGCGGTGA